A genomic stretch from Amycolatopsis sp. 195334CR includes:
- a CDS encoding dihydroorotase family protein — MATTELLVRNVRVVRPEDADGVPELLDIAVNDGTIVRVGPGLDPAGAATVVDGRGLLAFPGVVDAHQHWGIYNELGTDTRTESRASAQGGVTTALTYMRTGQYYLNKGGSYREFFPEVLGAAAGKSYVDYAFHLAPMMAQHIDEIPDLVEEHGVTSFKIFMFYGSHGLHGRSSSQSDFLMIPPEERYDLAHFEFVMRGIQRAREQLTDYADHLSLSLHCETAEIMTAYTKLVEQDTSVSGLRAYSRSRPPHSEGLAVTIASYLAHETGLPNINLLHLSSEKALDAALRMAKTFPQVDFRREVTVGHLLADVDTASGIGGKVNPPLREREDVEALWGHVLAGEVDWVVSDHACCRDELKFGEDRDDVFLAKSGFGGAEYLLPGLVGEGVKRGLSLQHIARLTSWNPARRYGLLRKGTIAEGYDADFALVDPDVSWTVRAAESESTQEYTPFEGFPMTAKVTDTFVRGHHVYADGKVTGEPIGQYQRRGR, encoded by the coding sequence GTGGCTACAACAGAACTGCTGGTCCGCAACGTTCGCGTGGTGCGCCCGGAGGACGCCGACGGGGTGCCGGAACTGCTCGACATCGCGGTGAACGACGGCACGATCGTCCGCGTCGGACCGGGCCTGGACCCGGCCGGCGCCGCCACCGTGGTCGACGGCCGCGGCCTGCTCGCCTTCCCCGGCGTGGTGGACGCCCACCAGCACTGGGGCATCTACAACGAACTGGGCACCGACACCCGGACCGAGAGCCGTGCGAGCGCGCAGGGCGGGGTGACCACCGCGCTGACCTACATGCGCACCGGGCAGTACTACCTCAACAAGGGCGGCAGCTACCGCGAGTTCTTCCCGGAGGTGCTCGGCGCCGCCGCCGGTAAGTCCTATGTGGACTACGCGTTCCACCTCGCGCCGATGATGGCGCAGCACATCGACGAGATCCCGGACCTGGTCGAAGAGCACGGGGTCACCTCGTTCAAGATCTTCATGTTCTACGGCAGCCACGGCCTGCACGGGCGGTCGAGCAGCCAGAGCGACTTCCTGATGATCCCGCCGGAGGAGCGCTACGACCTGGCGCACTTCGAGTTCGTCATGCGCGGCATCCAGCGGGCGCGCGAGCAGCTCACCGACTACGCGGACCACCTTTCGCTGTCGCTGCACTGCGAAACGGCCGAGATCATGACGGCGTACACGAAGCTGGTGGAGCAGGACACCTCGGTGTCCGGGCTGCGGGCGTACAGCCGGTCGCGGCCGCCGCACTCGGAGGGGCTGGCGGTGACGATCGCGTCCTACCTCGCGCACGAGACCGGGCTGCCGAACATCAACCTGCTGCACCTGTCGTCGGAGAAGGCGCTGGATGCCGCGCTGCGCATGGCGAAGACGTTCCCGCAGGTGGATTTCCGGCGTGAGGTGACGGTCGGGCACCTGCTGGCCGATGTGGACACCGCGAGCGGGATCGGCGGCAAGGTCAACCCGCCGCTGCGTGAGCGGGAGGACGTCGAGGCGCTGTGGGGGCACGTGCTCGCCGGTGAGGTCGACTGGGTGGTCAGTGATCACGCGTGCTGCCGCGACGAACTGAAGTTCGGCGAGGACCGGGACGACGTGTTCCTGGCGAAGTCCGGCTTCGGCGGGGCGGAGTACCTGCTGCCGGGTCTGGTCGGCGAGGGCGTGAAGCGGGGGCTCTCGCTCCAGCACATCGCGCGACTGACCTCGTGGAACCCGGCGCGGCGGTATGGCCTGCTGCGCAAGGGCACCATCGCCGAGGGGTACGACGCGGACTTCGCGCTGGTGGACCCGGACGTTTCGTGGACCGTACGCGCGGCCGAGTCGGAGTCGACGCAGGAGTACACGCCGTTCGAAGGCTTCCCGATGACCGCGAAGGTCACCGACACCTTCGTGCGCGGCCACCACGTCTACGCCGACGGCAAGGTGACGGGGGAGCCGATCGGCCAGTACCAGCGACGAGGCCGCTGA
- a CDS encoding IclR family transcriptional regulator: MTKDKTSGTEVAGRVADVLLLFAAGPKYRGVSEISRELGVSKAVVYRILQSLVSREMLGTDPGVAGYRLGPAAVALGASALRRFDLRAAAAPVLRRLREDTGETTTLSGLLGDQRVYLEQFESEREIKMTVELGKRFPLHAGSSGKVILANLPDDRREALLTAPRDALTDRTIVAEDDLRAELRRVTEDGVAVSLGERQAGAGSVAAPVFGPNGEVQGAISICGPEYRFTPDLVDHYRDLVRVAADEITRAPLAVH; encoded by the coding sequence GTGACCAAAGACAAAACCTCCGGCACCGAAGTGGCCGGCCGGGTCGCCGACGTGCTGCTGCTGTTCGCCGCCGGGCCGAAGTACCGCGGGGTCAGCGAGATCAGCCGCGAGCTGGGCGTGTCGAAGGCGGTGGTCTACCGCATCCTCCAGTCGCTGGTCTCGCGCGAGATGCTCGGCACCGACCCCGGCGTGGCAGGGTACCGCCTCGGCCCGGCCGCGGTGGCGCTCGGCGCGAGCGCGCTGCGCCGGTTCGACCTCCGTGCCGCCGCCGCCCCGGTGTTGCGCAGGCTGCGCGAGGACACCGGCGAGACCACCACGCTGTCCGGCCTGCTCGGTGACCAGCGCGTCTACCTGGAGCAGTTCGAGAGCGAGCGCGAGATCAAGATGACCGTCGAGCTGGGCAAGCGGTTCCCGCTGCACGCCGGGTCGTCGGGCAAGGTGATCCTGGCGAACCTGCCCGACGACCGCCGCGAGGCGCTGCTCACCGCCCCGCGCGACGCGCTGACCGACCGCACCATCGTGGCCGAGGACGACCTGCGCGCCGAACTCCGGCGGGTCACCGAGGACGGCGTCGCCGTGTCGCTCGGCGAGCGCCAGGCGGGGGCGGGTTCGGTGGCCGCACCGGTGTTCGGCCCGAACGGCGAGGTGCAGGGCGCGATCAGCATCTGCGGGCCGGAGTACCGCTTCACCCCGGACCTCGTCGACCACTACCGCGACCTGGTGCGGGTAGCCGCCGACGAGATCACCCGGGCCCCGCTCGCCGTGCACTGA
- a CDS encoding pyridoxamine 5'-phosphate oxidase family protein: MTRVLRDEAELRELIREPHRLVAEKHIDHIDPESRRFIEASPFFLLATSDAEGHCDVSPRGDPAGSVLVLDEHTLAFADRKGNRRLDNLRNILAHPQVGLLFVVPGIGDTLRVNGSARVVTEAPYLPSMAVAGVVPVIAVEVRVEELYSHCSKAFLRSKLWDPAAWPDRRSVPTAGQLARSQSGTRIPARMLDAALRTEAKHNQY; this comes from the coding sequence ATGACCAGAGTCCTGCGCGACGAGGCCGAACTGCGGGAGCTGATCCGCGAGCCGCACCGGCTGGTCGCCGAGAAGCACATCGACCACATCGACCCGGAGTCGCGGCGGTTCATCGAGGCCAGCCCGTTCTTCCTGCTGGCGACCTCGGACGCCGAGGGGCACTGCGACGTCTCCCCGCGCGGCGACCCGGCCGGGAGCGTGCTGGTGCTGGACGAGCACACGCTCGCCTTCGCCGACCGCAAGGGCAACCGGCGCCTGGACAACCTGCGGAACATCCTGGCGCACCCACAGGTCGGGTTGCTGTTCGTGGTGCCGGGCATCGGTGACACGCTGCGCGTCAACGGCAGCGCGCGAGTGGTGACCGAGGCGCCCTACCTGCCGTCCATGGCCGTGGCGGGCGTGGTGCCGGTGATCGCCGTCGAGGTGCGGGTGGAGGAGCTGTACTCGCACTGCAGCAAGGCGTTCCTGCGCTCGAAGCTGTGGGACCCGGCCGCGTGGCCGGACCGCCGCTCGGTGCCGACCGCCGGGCAGCTCGCCCGCTCCCAAAGCGGCACCCGCATCCCGGCACGCATGCTGGACGCCGCCCTCCGCACGGAAGCCAAACACAACCAGTACTGA
- a CDS encoding nuclear transport factor 2 family protein, giving the protein MDIADLIALEEIKRLKYRYLRCVDTKDWDDLADALTEDAVADYGTPSYGKPLALAGREAILEFLRTTLVPEIITTHFATQPEIDLDGDRATGTWAFQDLVIATEHRVVIAGAAFYEDTYRRGADGRWRIARTGYQRTYETSHSLDDLPSLRFTANRWAPAPATAD; this is encoded by the coding sequence ATGGACATCGCCGACCTCATCGCGCTCGAAGAGATCAAGCGGCTCAAGTACCGCTACCTCCGCTGCGTCGACACGAAGGACTGGGACGACCTGGCCGACGCCCTCACCGAGGACGCGGTCGCCGACTACGGCACGCCGTCCTACGGGAAGCCGCTGGCGCTCGCCGGCCGGGAGGCCATCCTGGAGTTCCTGCGCACCACGCTGGTGCCGGAGATCATCACCACGCACTTCGCCACGCAGCCCGAAATCGACCTCGACGGGGACCGGGCGACGGGGACCTGGGCGTTCCAGGACCTGGTGATCGCGACGGAGCACCGGGTGGTGATCGCGGGCGCGGCGTTCTACGAAGACACGTACCGCCGGGGCGCCGACGGGCGCTGGCGCATCGCCCGCACCGGCTACCAGCGCACGTACGAGACCAGCCACTCGCTCGACGACCTGCCGAGCCTCCGCTTCACCGCCAACCGCTGGGCCCCGGCCCCCGCCACCGCGGACTAG
- a CDS encoding nitronate monooxygenase family protein, giving the protein MISTAVTRLLGIELPIVQAGMSWASSSSALPLAVSGAGGLGVVAAGPMRLPDLARTLDEVAAGTDRPWAVNLPLYRADADAVIELLLDRRPPVLIASQGGPRRYLERFHAVGTRCLHVVAGTEHARKAAAAGVDALVVVGAEAGGHPPPAMVTTQVLVRAVVRAVPEVPVLASGGIADGAGLAAMLALGAGGAQFGTRFLASEEASVHPGYKAAVLGAGVDGTRTVGRGLGVIRSVANEFTARMLDLEDSGAEEALRRKTFQASSLKDAALHGDVAEGKVEAGQSAGLIDSVLPAAEIVARIVEEYRAARAALPPVSAEN; this is encoded by the coding sequence GTGATCAGCACCGCGGTGACCCGGTTGCTCGGCATCGAGCTGCCGATCGTGCAGGCGGGCATGTCGTGGGCGTCGTCCAGTTCGGCGCTGCCGCTCGCGGTCAGCGGCGCCGGTGGGCTCGGGGTGGTCGCGGCGGGGCCGATGCGCCTGCCGGACCTGGCCCGCACGCTCGACGAGGTGGCGGCGGGCACCGACCGGCCGTGGGCGGTGAACCTCCCGCTGTACCGGGCGGACGCGGACGCGGTGATCGAGCTGCTGCTCGACCGGCGTCCGCCGGTGCTGATCGCTTCGCAGGGCGGGCCGCGGCGGTACCTGGAGCGGTTCCACGCGGTGGGCACGCGGTGCCTGCACGTGGTCGCCGGGACCGAGCACGCCAGGAAGGCGGCCGCGGCCGGGGTCGACGCGCTGGTGGTGGTCGGTGCGGAGGCCGGTGGGCACCCGCCGCCCGCGATGGTCACCACGCAGGTGCTGGTCCGGGCCGTGGTGCGGGCGGTGCCGGAGGTGCCGGTGCTCGCGTCCGGCGGGATCGCCGACGGTGCCGGGCTGGCCGCGATGCTCGCGCTGGGCGCCGGGGGCGCGCAGTTCGGCACGCGCTTCCTGGCCAGCGAGGAAGCTTCGGTGCACCCCGGCTACAAGGCGGCCGTGCTCGGCGCGGGTGTCGACGGCACGCGGACGGTCGGGCGCGGACTCGGCGTGATCCGGTCGGTGGCCAACGAGTTCACCGCGCGAATGCTCGACCTGGAGGACAGCGGCGCCGAGGAAGCACTGCGGCGCAAGACCTTCCAGGCGTCCTCGCTGAAGGACGCGGCGCTGCACGGTGATGTCGCCGAGGGCAAGGTCGAGGCGGGGCAGTCGGCGGGGCTGATCGACTCGGTGCTGCCCGCGGCCGAGATCGTCGCGCGCATCGTCGAGGAGTACCGCGCGGCCCGCGCCGCCCTGCCCCCGGTCTCGGCGGAAAATTAG
- a CDS encoding AMP-binding protein, protein MIDLRTACPLTTHEALARAALLAPDVEAVVTADERITYGELAAAVDRIRDALVAAGIGRGDRIGLCLGNGPDWVALFLAIGSVGAITVPVNTRFTADEVHYTLSHAEVTTLFTADRVLSSDFAGMLGDLDLPALKSIVMLGADVPAYATSWSAFLEAGAGRKTEPTAVADDLLLVQYTSGTTARPKGVLLTHRSMCADAFFSGTRMGLRPGDRFHSARPFFHVAGSTLSVLASVQHATTLVTMPKFEPAEALRLLADERCTHFSGNDTIALLLLNHPDRPRLCLRGAWVAASPTVIRRVIDELGARECVAGYGLSEASPNVAQSAWWEPEEVRASGAMAIEPGVEVRIRDFDDRRDCGPGEPGSILVRGWNVMRGYLGDPVKTAATIDADGWLSTGDIGSLDESGRLHFSGRTKDIIRVGGENVAPADIEDVLHRHPLVRQAAVVGVPDDRLLEVPFAFVVLSDPGLTPEELLAWARARMAGFKVPRHLRVVDGFEGIGMTASSKVQKNRLAEHARALLGEVLS, encoded by the coding sequence ATGATCGACCTGCGCACCGCCTGCCCGCTCACCACGCACGAAGCGCTGGCGCGCGCGGCCTTGCTCGCGCCCGACGTCGAAGCCGTGGTGACGGCCGACGAGCGGATCACCTACGGCGAACTGGCCGCGGCCGTCGACCGCATCCGCGACGCGCTCGTGGCCGCCGGGATCGGCCGCGGCGACCGGATCGGGCTGTGCCTGGGCAACGGGCCGGACTGGGTGGCGCTGTTCCTCGCCATCGGTTCGGTCGGCGCGATCACCGTGCCGGTCAACACCCGGTTCACCGCCGACGAGGTGCACTACACGCTCTCGCACGCCGAGGTCACCACGCTGTTCACCGCCGACCGGGTGCTCAGCTCCGATTTCGCCGGGATGCTCGGGGACCTGGACCTGCCCGCGTTGAAGTCGATCGTCATGCTCGGCGCGGACGTGCCCGCGTATGCGACTTCGTGGTCCGCGTTCCTGGAAGCGGGCGCGGGCCGGAAGACCGAACCCACCGCCGTCGCCGACGATCTGCTGCTGGTGCAGTACACCTCCGGCACGACCGCGCGGCCCAAGGGCGTGTTGCTGACGCATCGGAGCATGTGCGCGGACGCGTTCTTCTCCGGGACGCGGATGGGGTTGCGGCCCGGCGACCGGTTCCACTCGGCGCGGCCGTTCTTCCACGTCGCGGGCAGCACGCTGTCCGTGCTGGCGTCGGTCCAGCACGCCACCACGCTGGTCACCATGCCCAAGTTCGAACCGGCCGAGGCGCTGCGGCTGCTGGCGGACGAGCGCTGCACGCACTTCTCCGGCAACGACACCATCGCGCTGTTGCTGCTCAACCACCCCGACCGGCCGCGCTTGTGCTTGCGCGGTGCCTGGGTGGCCGCCTCCCCGACGGTGATCCGGCGGGTCATCGACGAACTCGGGGCACGGGAATGTGTTGCCGGGTACGGACTTTCCGAGGCGTCACCGAACGTGGCGCAGTCGGCGTGGTGGGAGCCGGAGGAGGTCCGGGCGTCCGGGGCGATGGCGATCGAACCGGGGGTGGAGGTCCGCATCCGCGACTTCGACGACCGCCGCGACTGCGGGCCGGGTGAACCGGGCTCGATCCTGGTGCGCGGGTGGAACGTGATGCGGGGTTATCTCGGCGATCCGGTCAAGACGGCTGCGACGATCGACGCCGACGGCTGGTTGTCCACAGGGGACATCGGTTCGCTGGACGAGTCGGGCAGGCTGCACTTTTCCGGGCGCACCAAGGACATCATCCGCGTCGGCGGGGAGAACGTGGCGCCCGCGGACATCGAGGACGTGCTGCACCGGCATCCGCTGGTGCGGCAGGCGGCGGTGGTCGGGGTGCCGGACGACCGGCTGCTCGAAGTGCCGTTCGCCTTCGTGGTGCTCAGCGATCCGGGGCTCACCCCGGAGGAACTGCTCGCGTGGGCGCGGGCGCGGATGGCCGGCTTCAAGGTGCCGCGGCACCTGCGCGTGGTCGACGGCTTCGAAGGCATCGGCATGACGGCCAGCTCGAAGGTGCAGAAGAACCGGCTGGCCGAGCACGCGCGGGCCCTGCTCGGCGAGGTGTTGTCGTGA
- a CDS encoding enoyl-CoA hydratase/isomerase family protein, which translates to MADRVRLGVTDGIAHVELTRPGARNAVDLPMCTELRAAFDEIDADENVRVVVLSGRGPVFCAGADLKERTGKDAAWVRRRRVASFAAYAAIEQCRRPVVALVQGAVVGSGGEITLAADFAIAAEGTVFRFPEPHWGTVGATQRLQRAIGKRKAKELLFTNRPLDAEDALRLGIVTQVVAPDALASTGAETAREIAKAPPLAIALTKRAVDLGGETDLDRGIRIEMSAIEQCLADGGWRDGVARFNGESE; encoded by the coding sequence ATGGCTGACCGGGTCCGGCTCGGGGTCACCGACGGCATCGCGCACGTCGAGCTGACCCGGCCCGGCGCACGCAACGCGGTCGACCTGCCGATGTGCACAGAGCTGCGGGCGGCGTTCGACGAGATCGACGCCGACGAGAACGTCCGGGTGGTGGTGCTGAGCGGCCGCGGTCCGGTGTTCTGCGCGGGTGCCGACCTCAAGGAGCGCACCGGCAAGGACGCGGCCTGGGTGCGCCGGCGCCGGGTGGCCTCGTTCGCCGCCTACGCCGCGATCGAGCAGTGCCGCCGTCCGGTGGTCGCGCTGGTGCAGGGCGCGGTGGTCGGGTCCGGCGGGGAGATCACCCTGGCCGCCGACTTCGCCATCGCCGCCGAAGGCACCGTTTTCCGCTTCCCCGAACCGCACTGGGGCACGGTCGGCGCGACACAGCGGCTGCAGCGCGCGATCGGCAAGCGCAAGGCCAAGGAACTGCTGTTCACCAATCGCCCGCTCGACGCCGAAGACGCGCTGCGGCTGGGGATCGTCACGCAGGTGGTCGCACCGGACGCGCTGGCCTCGACCGGCGCGGAAACCGCGCGGGAGATCGCCAAGGCGCCACCGCTGGCCATCGCGCTGACCAAGCGCGCGGTGGATCTCGGCGGGGAAACCGATCTGGACCGCGGCATCCGGATCGAGATGTCCGCGATCGAGCAGTGCCTCGCCGACGGCGGCTGGCGTGACGGTGTCGCCCGGTTCAACGGAGAAAGCGAATGA
- a CDS encoding CaiB/BaiF CoA-transferase family protein encodes MTGPLDGITVLDFSRVLAAPLATQILAELGATVVKVERPGSGDETRGFEPRLPHGESAYFFAFNRGKRSVTLDLKDPRGQAVARRLAARADVVVENFLPGALDRLGLGYAQLSRENPDLVYVSATGFGQTGPDRTRKGYDTVFQALSGVMAMTGEPAGPPSKTGVPVADLTSGLWVTIAVLAGLAGRRGRHLDVSMMDVQLSLHALNAARLFALDEDPARTGTEHPGRVPSAAFQAGDGEWLHISGSDQHWRPLCEVLGLDSLAADPLLGTNSGRVEHRDRVMKALRGAIAQHDRDALVKELRAADVPVGAVRSVREALADPHAVARGVVGEFDHPTEGRFPALRTPLRETAGEPPATGVPPLLGADTDDVLADLAGLAADEIEGLRAAGVI; translated from the coding sequence ATGACCGGCCCGCTCGACGGCATCACCGTGCTGGACTTCTCGCGGGTGCTCGCCGCCCCGCTGGCCACCCAGATCCTGGCCGAACTCGGCGCCACGGTGGTCAAGGTGGAGCGGCCGGGCAGCGGTGACGAGACCCGCGGTTTCGAACCCCGCCTGCCGCACGGGGAAAGCGCGTACTTCTTCGCGTTCAACCGGGGCAAGCGCTCGGTCACACTGGACCTGAAGGATCCGCGCGGGCAGGCCGTCGCCCGGCGGCTAGCGGCCCGTGCCGACGTGGTCGTGGAGAACTTCCTGCCCGGCGCGCTGGACCGGCTCGGGCTCGGTTACGCCCAGCTCTCGCGGGAGAACCCGGACCTGGTGTACGTGTCGGCGACCGGCTTCGGCCAGACCGGGCCGGATCGCACGCGCAAGGGGTACGACACGGTGTTCCAGGCGCTGTCCGGGGTGATGGCGATGACCGGGGAACCCGCCGGGCCGCCGTCGAAGACCGGGGTGCCGGTGGCGGACCTGACCTCGGGGCTCTGGGTGACCATCGCCGTGCTCGCCGGACTGGCCGGTCGCCGGGGCCGTCATCTCGATGTGTCCATGATGGACGTCCAGCTCAGCCTGCACGCGCTGAACGCGGCCCGGTTGTTCGCGCTGGACGAGGATCCGGCGCGCACCGGCACCGAACACCCCGGGCGCGTGCCGTCGGCGGCGTTCCAGGCCGGTGACGGGGAATGGCTGCACATCAGCGGAAGCGACCAGCACTGGCGGCCGCTGTGCGAAGTGCTCGGCCTCGATTCACTGGCCGCGGATCCGTTGCTGGGCACCAATTCCGGCCGAGTGGAACACCGCGACCGGGTGATGAAGGCGCTGCGTGGCGCGATCGCCCAGCACGATCGGGACGCGCTGGTGAAGGAACTGCGCGCGGCCGACGTGCCGGTCGGCGCGGTGCGTTCGGTGCGCGAGGCGCTGGCCGATCCACACGCGGTCGCGCGCGGGGTCGTCGGCGAGTTCGACCACCCGACCGAGGGGCGTTTCCCGGCACTGCGCACGCCACTGCGCGAGACTGCCGGTGAGCCACCTGCCACCGGTGTGCCGCCGCTGCTCGGTGCCGACACCGACGACGTGCTGGCGGACCTGGCCGGGCTCGCGGCGGACGAGATCGAGGGCCTGCGGGCCGCGGGGGTGATCTGA
- a CDS encoding enoyl-CoA hydratase/isomerase family protein yields the protein MSVLLTEDHGSVRVLVLNRPDKLNALDTALTRALSEALAAAEREARAVVLTGSGRGFCAGADLGEFSSLTPDQPDAVLERAALTARLQTQMQGMSIPVVAAVRGAAVGGGAGLAIGADMTVAGTDLKFGYPELKHSIVPALVMTGLVRHLGRKLAFELVSTGRLLTAAEAAEHGLVNRVVEPGEVVEAALEIARRWAEVEPRAIAAAKDLFYRVADLPTDAAMRAGQDVNALMRGFRR from the coding sequence GTGAGCGTGCTGTTGACCGAGGACCACGGCTCCGTCCGCGTCCTCGTGCTGAACCGGCCGGACAAGCTGAACGCACTGGACACCGCACTGACCCGCGCGCTCAGCGAGGCGCTGGCCGCGGCCGAGCGCGAAGCACGCGCGGTGGTGCTGACCGGCAGCGGGCGCGGCTTCTGCGCGGGCGCCGACCTCGGCGAGTTCTCCTCGCTCACCCCGGATCAGCCCGACGCGGTGCTCGAACGCGCCGCGCTGACCGCCCGGCTCCAGACGCAGATGCAGGGCATGTCGATCCCGGTGGTCGCCGCGGTGCGCGGGGCGGCCGTCGGCGGCGGTGCCGGGCTCGCGATCGGGGCGGACATGACCGTCGCGGGCACGGACCTGAAGTTCGGTTATCCCGAGCTGAAGCACTCGATCGTGCCCGCGCTGGTGATGACCGGGCTGGTGCGGCACCTCGGCCGCAAGCTCGCGTTCGAACTGGTGAGCACCGGCCGCCTGCTCACCGCGGCCGAAGCCGCCGAGCACGGGCTGGTCAACCGCGTGGTCGAACCCGGCGAGGTGGTGGAGGCGGCGCTGGAGATCGCGCGGCGGTGGGCCGAGGTCGAGCCGCGGGCGATCGCCGCCGCGAAGGACCTGTTCTACCGGGTGGCGGACCTGCCGACCGACGCCGCGATGCGTGCCGGGCAGGACGTCAACGCGCTGATGCGGGGGTTCCGCCGATGA
- a CDS encoding hydroxymethylglutaryl-CoA lyase, with amino-acid sequence MPGSTTDAVTICECFARDGLQHEPVPLPTGTKIALLNSFADTGFRRIEATSYSHPARVPGFSDAAEVLAGIDRREGVAFKATCPNPRAVSRALADLDAGHGAEELSLLVSATESHTERNLRTDRAGQWARVTEMAGLAGGRFRLIGVVSVAFGCPFEGRVDPGRVAEDVARFADLGASMVTLGDTTGVATPGAVRAMFTRLGRELPGLPVIAHFHNTRGTGIANAVAALDAGCRHFDTAFGGVGGHPSTISYGAGLTGNVCTEDLVSLFEAMGVDTGLDLDRLAAASAACERALGRPLHSMVARAGFNPQETP; translated from the coding sequence TTGCCCGGCTCGACGACCGACGCCGTCACGATCTGCGAGTGCTTCGCCCGTGACGGGCTCCAGCACGAACCGGTGCCCCTGCCGACCGGAACCAAGATCGCGCTGCTGAACTCCTTCGCGGACACCGGTTTCCGGCGGATCGAGGCGACCAGCTACAGCCATCCCGCGCGGGTGCCCGGTTTCTCCGACGCCGCCGAGGTGCTCGCGGGCATCGACCGCCGCGAAGGCGTGGCGTTCAAGGCGACCTGCCCGAACCCGCGGGCGGTGTCCCGCGCGCTCGCCGACCTCGACGCCGGGCACGGCGCGGAGGAACTCAGCCTGCTGGTGTCGGCCACCGAGAGCCACACCGAACGCAACCTGCGCACCGATCGCGCCGGCCAGTGGGCCCGCGTGACCGAGATGGCCGGCCTCGCCGGTGGGCGGTTCCGGCTGATCGGCGTGGTTTCGGTGGCCTTCGGCTGCCCGTTCGAAGGAAGGGTCGACCCGGGCCGGGTCGCCGAGGACGTGGCGCGGTTCGCCGATCTCGGCGCGTCGATGGTCACCTTGGGCGACACCACCGGCGTGGCCACGCCCGGCGCGGTCCGCGCGATGTTCACCCGGCTCGGCCGCGAACTCCCCGGCCTGCCGGTGATCGCGCACTTCCACAACACCCGCGGCACCGGTATCGCGAACGCGGTCGCCGCGCTGGACGCCGGGTGCCGCCACTTCGACACCGCGTTCGGCGGTGTCGGCGGGCACCCGTCGACGATCAGCTACGGCGCCGGGCTCACCGGCAACGTCTGCACCGAGGACCTGGTCAGCCTGTTCGAGGCGATGGGCGTGGACACCGGGCTCGACCTCGACCGGCTGGCCGCGGCTTCGGCCGCCTGCGAACGCGCGCTGGGCCGCCCGCTGCACAGCATGGTGGCGCGCGCCGGCTTCAACCCCCAGGAGACCCCGTGA
- a CDS encoding MarR family winged helix-turn-helix transcriptional regulator, which yields MSERADGRDPVQIAGLLSYRLSRASAAMSRSAALHYKREFDVSLGEWRALALIAADPTLTLNRLARRAGLDKAQMSRVVSRLTERGLVNRTAASGRRSQLALTEAGTRVYRGLITAANERDAAFLGALTAEEAAALHQALAKLTDVALTMEERERARSTEA from the coding sequence ATGAGTGAACGCGCGGACGGGCGTGACCCGGTACAGATCGCCGGACTGCTGTCCTACCGGCTGTCCCGCGCCTCGGCGGCGATGTCGCGCAGCGCGGCGTTGCACTACAAGCGCGAGTTCGACGTCAGCCTCGGCGAATGGCGCGCCCTCGCGCTCATCGCGGCCGATCCGACGCTCACCCTGAACCGGCTCGCCCGCCGCGCCGGACTGGACAAAGCGCAGATGAGTCGCGTGGTCAGCCGCCTGACCGAGCGCGGCCTGGTGAACCGGACGGCGGCTTCGGGGCGCCGGTCGCAGCTCGCGCTGACCGAGGCGGGCACGCGCGTCTACCGCGGCCTGATCACCGCGGCGAACGAACGCGACGCGGCGTTCCTGGGGGCGTTGACCGCCGAAGAGGCGGCCGCCCTGCACCAGGCACTGGCCAAGCTGACCGACGTCGCACTGACCATGGAAGAACGTGAGCGAGCTCGCTCAACCGAGGCCTAG